The proteins below are encoded in one region of Homo sapiens chromosome 2, GRCh38.p14 Primary Assembly:
- the LYG2 gene encoding lysozyme g-like protein 2 isoform X1 translates to MLSSVVFWGLIALIGTSRGSYPFSHSMKPHLHPRLYHGCYGDIMTMKTSGATCDANSVMNCGIRGSEMFAEMDLRAIKPYQTLIKEVGQRHCVDPAVIAAIISRESHGGSVLQDGWDHRGLKFGLMQLDKQTYHPVGAWDSKEHLSQATGILTERIKAIQKKFPTWSVAQHLKGGLSAFKSGIEAIATPSDIDNDFVNDIIARAKFYKRQSF, encoded by the exons GCACTTCCAGGGGCTCATACCCCTTCAGTCACTCAATGAAGCCTCACCTACATCCACGCCTGTACCACGGCTGCTATGGGGACATCATGACCATGAAGACCTCTGGGGCCACTTGTGATGCAAACAGTGTGATGAACTGCG GGATCCGTGGTTCTGAAATGTTTGCTGAGATGGATTTGAGGGCCATAAAACCTTACCAGACTCTGATCAAAGAAGTCGGGCAGAGACATTGCGTGGACCCTGCTGTCATCGCAGCCATCATCTCCAGGGAAAGCCATGGCGGATCTGTCCTGCAAGacggctgggaccacaggggacTTAAATTTGGCTTGATGCAG CTTGATAAACAAACGTACCACCCTGTCGGTGCCTGGGATAGCAAAGAGCACCTTTCACAGGCTACTGGGATTCTAACAGAGAGAATTAAGGCAATCCAGAAAAAATTCCCCACGTGGAGTGTTGCTCAGCACCTCAAAG GTGGTCTCTCAGCTTTTAAGTCAGGAATTGAAGCGATTGCCACCCCATCGGACATAGACAATGACTTCGTCAATGATATCATTGCTCGAGCTAAGTTCTATAAAAGACAAAGCTTCTAG